The following proteins are encoded in a genomic region of uncultured Vibrio sp.:
- the menH gene encoding 2-succinyl-6-hydroxy-2,4-cyclohexadiene-1-carboxylate synthase produces MLSSKYFTATGKHQSVNPPTLVFLHGLLGSGEDWQTCIDELTEFERVTIDLPGHGASQAACCSDLDDCCKSLHSTLSLLFPSHQPLILIGYSMGGRIAMHGLAKNCFSDLNICAAFIEGGNFGLQTESEKRARLENDHRWALRFETEPVEHVLSDWYQQAVFSSLNHEQRQTLIAKRSANLGSAVANMLRATSLAKQSYLLPALQAQPVPVYYLCGAKDTKFCQLAVSSGLAYRQIEGAGHNVHQEQPKQFAIHIKQIIQSHFQ; encoded by the coding sequence ATGCTAAGTTCTAAATACTTTACTGCAACTGGAAAACACCAAAGCGTCAACCCTCCCACTTTGGTGTTTCTGCATGGCTTGTTAGGAAGTGGGGAGGATTGGCAAACCTGTATCGATGAGTTGACCGAGTTTGAACGGGTGACCATAGACCTACCCGGCCATGGGGCTAGCCAGGCTGCCTGTTGCTCCGACTTAGATGATTGCTGCAAATCTCTTCATTCCACACTATCTTTACTATTTCCCTCACACCAGCCACTTATTCTGATTGGCTACTCTATGGGTGGTCGAATTGCCATGCATGGATTAGCGAAAAACTGCTTTTCAGATCTCAATATTTGCGCCGCGTTTATTGAGGGGGGAAACTTCGGGCTTCAAACAGAGTCAGAGAAACGAGCGAGGCTTGAAAACGACCATCGTTGGGCGTTGCGCTTTGAAACTGAGCCTGTTGAACACGTTTTGAGCGATTGGTATCAGCAAGCGGTGTTTTCTTCACTAAACCATGAGCAAAGACAAACATTAATTGCAAAGCGCAGTGCTAATCTTGGCTCTGCAGTCGCGAATATGTTGCGAGCGACATCTTTGGCGAAACAGTCTTATCTGTTACCAGCGTTGCAAGCGCAACCTGTACCGGTTTATTACCTGTGTGGGGCGAAAGACACAAAATTCTGTCAACTGGCAGTAAGTAGCGGGTTGGCGTATCGACAAATTGAGGGAGCAGGACACAACGTCCATCAAGAACAACCCAAACAGTTTGCGATACACATAAAGCAAATAATTCAATCTCACTTCCAGTGA
- the menB gene encoding 1,4-dihydroxy-2-naphthoyl-CoA synthase: MAKTVGISEEELYAPVEWKDCSEKYDDIHYHKSLDGIAKITIARPQVRNAFRPQTVKEMIDALADARYDSAVGVIILTGLGEDAFCSGGDQKIRGDYGGYKDDQGTHHLNVLDFQRDIRTCPKPVIASVAGWAVGGGHVLHMMCDLTIAAENAQFGQTGPKVGSFDGGWGASYMARIVGQKKAREIWFLCRFYNAQEALDMGLVNTVVPLEDLEKETVRWCREVLQHSPMALRCLKAALNADCDGQAGLQELAGNATMMFYMTDEGQEGRNAFNEKRRPDFDKFPRNP; this comes from the coding sequence ATGGCAAAAACAGTAGGCATTTCTGAAGAAGAACTTTACGCTCCGGTTGAATGGAAAGATTGCAGCGAGAAATACGACGATATCCATTATCACAAGTCACTCGATGGCATCGCAAAAATAACCATTGCGCGCCCACAAGTACGCAATGCATTCCGTCCTCAAACAGTGAAAGAGATGATTGATGCGTTGGCAGACGCACGCTATGACTCTGCTGTTGGTGTGATTATTCTAACCGGTTTGGGTGAAGATGCGTTCTGTTCTGGTGGTGATCAGAAGATCCGTGGTGACTACGGCGGTTACAAAGATGACCAGGGTACTCACCATTTAAACGTTCTGGACTTCCAACGTGACATCCGCACTTGTCCAAAACCTGTCATTGCTTCCGTTGCTGGCTGGGCCGTCGGTGGTGGCCATGTTTTGCATATGATGTGTGACCTGACCATTGCCGCTGAAAACGCGCAATTTGGTCAGACTGGGCCTAAAGTAGGCTCATTTGATGGCGGCTGGGGAGCATCTTACATGGCTCGTATCGTCGGTCAGAAGAAAGCTCGTGAGATCTGGTTCCTGTGCCGTTTTTACAATGCTCAAGAAGCATTAGATATGGGCTTGGTGAATACGGTAGTGCCTCTGGAAGATTTAGAGAAAGAAACCGTTCGCTGGTGTCGTGAAGTATTGCAACATAGTCCGATGGCATTACGCTGTCTGAAAGCGGCTTTAAATGCAGATTGTGATGGCCAAGCTGGGCTACAAGAACTAGCAGGTAACGCAACCATGATGTTCTACATGACTGATGAAGGTCAGGAAGGTCGCAACGCCTTTAACGAGAAGCGTCGCCCCGATTTCGATAAATTCCCTCGTAACCCTTAA
- the menC gene encoding o-succinylbenzoate synthase codes for MRKAKIYRYCLPMDSGVILRDNKLTERIGYIVELSDGVNVGLGEVAPLDGFSLESTDEAGIQLQDQAERWVAGLPIDYANMVPSVAFGLSMAQVELAGELPLDGQYQAAPLCTGDPDDLIPKLNAMEGEKVAKVKVGLYEPIRDGMLVNLFLESIPQLTLRLDANRAWTPEKAQQFAKYVTPSLRQRISFLEEPCRSPGDSLSFAINTGIAIAWDETLQDAIRREDFRLEDLTGVKAIIIKPTLIGSVDFCIKLIEKAKSLGMKAVISSSIESSLGLTQLARFAKWQLPEEIPGLDTIGLFKAQLEQGWPKCELPIISLADQELVWHSA; via the coding sequence ATGCGTAAAGCGAAGATTTACCGTTACTGCCTTCCCATGGATAGTGGGGTAATACTGCGTGATAACAAATTGACCGAGCGTATCGGTTACATTGTTGAGCTAAGCGACGGTGTGAACGTTGGCCTTGGTGAAGTAGCCCCTCTCGATGGTTTTAGCCTCGAAAGTACTGATGAAGCGGGCATTCAGCTGCAAGACCAAGCGGAGCGTTGGGTTGCCGGATTACCGATTGATTACGCCAATATGGTTCCGTCGGTTGCCTTTGGTTTGTCGATGGCTCAAGTTGAGTTAGCTGGGGAGTTGCCTCTAGATGGTCAATACCAAGCGGCTCCACTTTGTACCGGTGACCCTGATGACTTGATCCCTAAGCTCAATGCAATGGAAGGTGAAAAAGTTGCCAAGGTCAAAGTAGGGCTTTATGAACCTATTCGAGACGGTATGTTGGTAAACCTGTTTCTGGAGTCAATCCCTCAACTCACGTTACGACTTGATGCCAATCGCGCCTGGACGCCAGAGAAAGCACAGCAATTTGCTAAGTATGTAACGCCATCGTTACGTCAACGCATCTCGTTCTTAGAAGAGCCTTGCCGTTCACCGGGCGACAGTCTGTCGTTCGCGATTAATACGGGCATTGCTATCGCTTGGGATGAAACTCTACAAGATGCGATTCGCCGTGAAGATTTCCGCCTAGAAGATCTTACTGGCGTGAAGGCAATCATCATTAAGCCGACACTGATTGGCTCGGTTGACTTCTGTATTAAGCTGATAGAAAAAGCAAAGTCTCTGGGCATGAAAGCGGTGATCAGTTCAAGTATCGAATCCAGCTTAGGATTGACTCAACTTGCACGCTTCGCGAAATGGCAACTGCCAGAAGAAATCCCGGGTTTAGATACCATAGGTCTGTTTAAAGCGCAGCTAGAACAAGGTTGGCCTAAGTGTGAACTACCGATTATTTCTTTGGCTGATCAGGAGCTAGTGTGGCATTCAGCGTAG